The DNA segment ATGAGGCCAGAACCAGCATTAGCCTGCTCCTTACCCCAGGTCCCCACCTGGCAGTAGGTCACAATGCTCCAGCCGCCCAACCCACCAGAATGGCTGACTGAagtgggagggggtgaggagggtTTGGTGGGTGGGTGCGTGGGGAGGGGGAGATTTCTAAGGACCCCAGCTCCCCACTGCCTGAGCTCACCCTTGAGTGTCTGCCagggccccaccccctcccatggTCCTCCCCCCAATACTCCTTCCCAGCCCTAGTCCTTCGTGTAACCTCCACCTCCCTCCATGACCCGCCTCTGCTTACCCAGGCCCGAAGCCCTTGCTTATCCTGTCCCAGTCCCTTCCAGGGGCGTGGATGTGGGGAGGGATCGGGTAGCCCAGTGGGTCCATGTGTGTCCCCCTGGGGCCCTAGCCAGGCCCAGGTCCTGGACAGTGTCCTAGGGCTGGGGGCACTGGGGCTGACAGTTCGGGCAGTCTTTTCCACAGCTGGCTCAGCCTcgctgctgctgctactggtcAGCTTACTGGCCTTCGACCTGCTCCACCGGTAAGTGGACAGCAGCCTGGAAGGTTGGGCAGGTGAGCAAGGGGTCAACCTCCCAAAGCCCAGCTGCCACCCTTTCTCTCCACAGGCCTGCAGGTCCCACCTGGCCACAGCACACACATCTCACAGGGGGCCAGAGTCAGGGGGCCGGCGAGGGTCCAGGGCAGCAGGAGGCTCCACTCCTGCCCACAGTGGCAGCCACAGGATGACTCAGCCTCCAGGaggctctgctgctgctgctcctgggcCTGGGGCTACTTCTGGGAGCCCGCAGCATGCCCTTGGCACTGCTTGCCCTGGCTTTCTGCCTCCATCCTTGGGCCTGAATGCCCTCCGGAAATACACTGACCGTGCTGTTTCCTCAGGCCTCCTTTCCTccaccctggtctgggaaggtgggAGGATACTCCTTTATCCCCCAGCCTGCACCTACATTGGGGGACCTCTGAGGTCTCCCCACAATGTGGACAGTAGATACCTAGGTCTGAGTCCGAGAGCATCAGTAAAAAGTGAGATAAGGGACAGGGAGCCCAGTGCAGGGAATGGAGCCATCTCAGAACCTCTAGGTTAGGGGTCACTATTCTGGCCTCCACTGTGGTTCTGGAGAATGAGGGTCCAGAGAGAAAGAACTGCAAGAGAGTGGAGTGGGACTGGATATCGGCCAGCAGGGAAAGGAGGATCCAGAGAGGTCTTTCCACAAGAAAACATGAGAAACTACATCTGTGGGCTCACCAGGCTCCCTGCCAGCCTGGAGGGTCCATGAAAGAGGCTCAGGTAAGCCTCACATCCTGCAGTGTTTCCTCTCTTGGCTGGACCCCACCCTAGTCCAGGTCACAATGGGGCTTCTTTGGGAAGGGTGGGGACAGTGAGAGTGGGGGCTCCACTCTGGCTGGGCGCTGCAGGAAGAAACATGACCTAAGTGGCTCTGCCCAGAGGTAAGACCCATGCCCCAGCTCAAAGCCCCACCACACCCATGCTGGTACCCTCCTGACCCCTGCACCCTCACCCACCCTAAGGTGCCAGGCATCTCCAGGGCTGCTCCTGCAGCTGGCGTGGCTCTCTCCCCAGGTGCACCAGAGGTGATGCAGCAGCCGCGAGCGGAGACGCATGCCATCGGGGCTGGTGAGGGGCCACAGCGTGCAGTGCCCTGGTCGGCCTGGGTCACGCGGGAGGGCTGGGTGCGCTGGTGCGTGTGCCATGTGCCCCCAAGCTGGACACAGTGGTGGACCACATCAGGCTGGCAGCAACCGCTGCAGCGTGTGCTGTGGGGTCTGGAGGGGATCCTCTACCTGCTGCTGGTGCTGATGCTGTGCCACGCGCTCTTCACCACCGGCTCCCACCTGCTGAGCTCCTTGTGGCCCGTGGCAGCTGCAGCGTGGCTCCATCTGCTGCCGGCTGTCCTGCTGCTGGTGCTCAGTGCCCTCCCCGCCCTGCTTTTCACCGCCTCCTTCCTGCTGCTTTTCTCCACACTGCTGAGCCTCGTGGGCCTCCTCACCTCCATGTCTCACCCAAGCCATGCTCAGGACTTGGACCAATAGAAGGGCAACGCCATCCTGCTGCTTGTGTCTGTTGAGCCCTGGCCTAGGGCCTGAAgcccaggggagagggagggcagtTGGGACCAGGGCCTTCCTGCCTCAGCAGGCCCCAGACCTTCAGGCCTTAGTTGGGACTGGTCAGGGCATGCATGATGTTGCTGGAACTGGCAGGGTAGACTGTCCTGACCTCTGGGCACCTCCCTCAAGCTGATGCTGCAGGTACTTGGGGTGCGGGGGCAGGGACTTTGAGAAGAGACATTAGGGCAGAAGGCTTAGCCAGGGGCAGAGCTTGACCAAGCCGTCAAGAGCTCCCACATGCATGTGGTGACACCACTGGGGCCCCCTTAGCAGCTGGCAGCATCTTTTTTTTGCAGCTGCTCAACTGTCTCAGCTTCAGACTCATAGAGAACGACTTGGGTACCTCTGTATTTGCCGTTCCCCCCACCAACCTCCTCTTTCCACTTCCCCAGGCTCTAGAAAGTGCCCACTGACAGAAACTTAGCTGGGAGAGGTCTAGCCAGAAGCCTCATGGGACCTCAGCCAACTCACCTTCCAGACCTTTCTGCCCAAGCATTCCCCACTCCCTAGACTTCCTACCTCCTGCCTCAGTCCACATCCCCACCTCTGGGAAATGGGCCAACCAGTGTAGTGAGGTTCCCAGAGAGCACTTACTCTTTAAGACTCCTGAGGTTTgctatggaaaaacaaacaagaagtccCATTTCACCCACCTATGCAACGTGTGGCCTTGGCCAATTAGTTTCTTTGAGCTTTGGTATTAAGTGGGTCCTGTCATGGAGCTGTTGTGAGTCAAAGGCAATAATACCTATGTGTGAAGTACTTTGAAAAGACCAGAAAACTGCACGATATTGTATTGAACTCTAAAGAGCAGATAGCTTCTCCAGGCCTTCAGAGAAATGTTCTGTCATGGATACAACTGGGGCCCTACCATGGTAAACAGCGGATGGACGAATGTGAACAAAATGTAAAAGGTTGTATGCCATGAA comes from the Delphinus delphis chromosome 15, mDelDel1.2, whole genome shotgun sequence genome and includes:
- the C15H20orf141 gene encoding LOW QUALITY PROTEIN: uncharacterized protein C20orf141 homolog (The sequence of the model RefSeq protein was modified relative to this genomic sequence to represent the inferred CDS: inserted 1 base in 1 codon; substituted 1 base at 1 genomic stop codon), producing MTRLCLPRPEALAYPVPVPSRGXGCGEGSGSPVGPCVSPWGPSQAQVLDSVLGLGALGLTVRAVFSTAGSASLLLLLVSLLAFDLLHRPAGPTWPQHTHLTGGQSQGAGEGPGQQEAPLLPTVAATGXLSLQEALLLLLLGLGLLLGARSMPLALLALAFCLHPWA
- the TMEM239 gene encoding transmembrane protein 239; this translates as MQQPRAETHAIGAGEGPQRAVPWSAWVTREGWVRWCVCHVPPSWTQWWTTSGWQQPLQRVLWGLEGILYLLLVLMLCHALFTTGSHLLSSLWPVAAAAWLHLLPAVLLLVLSALPALLFTASFLLLFSTLLSLVGLLTSMSHPSHAQDLDQ